A stretch of DNA from Roseovarius sp. M141:
GCCTGAGTGACGCCGAGGCCCAAGCGCATAGCGCGTTCGTCAAGACATTGGGCGATGCGCCGCTATGGGATAAGCCGGGTTAAGGTCTTTCAGGCCACGCCGTGACACAGGTGGCCTGAAAGAGTGCCGCACCGCGCGATCAGGCGTCGGCGCGCTGGCCTTTTTCGGCCTGAATACGTGCGATTTCCTGACGGTAGATCGCCACGAAGTCGATATTTTCCAGATTCAGCGGCGGGAAGCCACCGTCGCGCGTCACGTCCGATACGATGCGGCGGAAGAACGGGAACATCATGCGCGGGCATTCGATCATCAGGAACGGATGCAGCTGATCCTCGGGAACACCTTCGATGTGGAAAACGCCCGCATATTCCAGTTCCAGCACGAACAGGTCCTCATCGGTGCCCTTGTTCTTGGAATTGATCTTGAGCTTGGCGATCACCTCATACTGGTGCTCGGCGTTGCGCTTTTTCGGCTCCAGATGGACGTTGACCGTGATAACGGGCTGTACTTCGCCGCCGGTGCCGCGCTGTGCCAGAATATTTTCGAACGACAGATCGCGCACGAACTGCGTGAGGGTGTTCATTTTTACCTGGGGCTGTTGCTGCTGTTGGTCCTGCGCGCCATCGGCGCCGTTTTCCTGCTCGGCCATCGTTGTCTCCTCGTTAGGCGGAATATGCGCCTGAAATAGCAGGTTGGCGTGGCTGTCTCAATCCCTCGTCCAGCCTGATGGGCCGCGTGGCTCATCGTCAGGCGAAACCTCGTGATAATCACCCTCTATGGTGGTCGGGCCTTGTGCGCGCGGCGCGTCTTGCGGTCCGGCGGCGAAGCTTTGGACATTGATCCGCTTGCGCAGATAGGCGAATGCCGCGCGCCGAAACGGCGGCGTGAGCAGCGCGAACCCCAGCGCATCGGTGAAAAACCCGGGCACCAGCAACAGGACGCCGGCGATCAGGATCATTGCACCATGCGCCAGCGGTTCGGTCGGGTCGGTCTGCTGCGAAAACGAGCCGCGAAGCTGTCCCAAGGTCACCGCCCCCTGCGCCCGGACAAGCCAGGTGCCCAGAATCGCCGTCAGCAGGACGATCAGAAGCGTTGGCCACAATCCGATGATGCCGCCGACCTGAATAAACAGACCGATTTCGATCAGCGGGACGACGATGAACGCCAGCAATAGCCACATGAGGGGGCAACTCCTTTGTTTTACGGCGCGCCAAGGTGGACTTGCCGCGCACTCATGCCTACATAAGGTCAACAATACACGTTTTTCAACGCTTTGCCTGAATGAGGTATCAATGAACTCGCCCGTTTTGCAGCTTCTGGTGCTTGCCGGCATCGCTGTTTTCCTGATCCTGCGGCTCAGAAGCGTTCTGGGAACCCGCGACGGCCACGAGCCCCCGCACGAGGTGCAGGGTGCGCCCACACCGCGTACCCACAATCTGGAAGTGATCGAAGGTGGCCCGGACCACGACATTATCGATCACGTGCCCGAGGGCAGTGATTCTGCCGCAGCCCTCGCCGAGATGAAGCGCGCCGAGCCATCCTTTGGCGTGACCGATTTCCTCGGCGGTGCGCGCGGCGCATACGAGATGATCCTGATGTCGTTCGAACGCGGCGAAATGGACGATATGCGCCCCTTCCTGTCGGAGGATGTCTACAATTCATTCGCCGAAGTAATCGCCATCCGCGAAGAAAAAGGTCTGACCATCGAGGCTGATTTTATCGGGATTCGCGATATGACACTGTCCTCGGCCGCGTTTGACGCCGCTACTCGAACGGCGGAAATCACCGTTAGATTCGTGGGCGAGCTGGTTTCGGTCGTGCGCGGCCCGGACGGTGAAATCGTGGAGGGCGAGCCTGACAAATCGAAGCGTCAAAAGGACGTCTGGACCTTCGAACGTGTCATGGGTGCCGACGATCCCAACTGGCGGCTCGTCGCCACGGGCGAATGATCAGGGCGGCTGTTGTCGCGATAACGCTGGCGCTGCCATGGCCCGGCTGTGCCACAGCGTCCGATGTGAACTACGATATTCTCAGCTTTGCCGATCTTGAAGGTTGGGAGGCTGACGATCATGCCAGCGCGCTGGGTGTTTTTACCCAGACGTGCCCGGACATGAAAGACATCGATTGGCGCCCCCTCTGCGCGTTTGCTCAGCAAAAGCCGGGGGCGCGCGATTTCTTTGAGCTGTTTTTTCGCCCCGTCCTGATCAGCGAAGGCAGGTCTGCCCTTTTTACTGGCTATTTCGAGCCCGAGCTTGACGGATCGCTGCGCCGCTCAGGACGGTTTCAATATCCGCTCTATCGCCAGCCGCCCGAGGCGCAGATCGAGGGGCCATGGCTGACGCGCCGCGAGATCGAAACAGGCCCGGACATGAAGGATCGCGGCCTTGAAATTGCATGGGTCGATGACCCGGTCGAACTGTTTTTCCTTCAGATCCAGGGATCGGGTCGGATTCGCCTGCCAGATGGGCGCATGATCCGCGTGGGCTATGGTGGCTCTAACAGGCACGAATACCGCTCTATCGGGGCCGAACTGGTCCGTCGCGGCATTTACGAGGTGCATCAGGTATCGGCGCAGGTGATCAAAAACTGGGTGCGTCGGAATCCCGAAGAAGGGGCCGAACTGCTGTTTCACAATGAGTCCTATGTCTTTTTTCGCCGGATCGACGATCTGGATCCCGCTGACGGGCCGCGCGGTGCGATGAACCGATCGATTACCACAGGGCGGTCGATCGCGGTCGACCCGGCCTTTGTCCCGCTGGGCGCGCCGGTCTGGATCGAAAAGGCGGGGGTCCAGCCCGTTCACCGCCTGATGGTGGCCCAGGATACCGGATCGGCGATCAAGGGCGCACAGCGGGCTGATCTGTTCATGGGGACGGGTGACGCGGCAGGCCGCGCTGCCGGTACGCTGCGCGATGAGGGCCGGATGCTGGTTTTGATGCCGATTCAACGCGCTTATGCGATGGCACCGGATGCCATGTGATGAGCAGCCGACGCCTTCGCCCTGATGAGCTTGACCTGTGGACGCAGGTCGCCCGCACCGCGACACCGCTGAACCCGGTTCAGCCGCGTCCGAAACCACCCGCGCAAACGCTTGACCGTCCGGTCCAGTCCGCGCCTGAGGCGCCCCAACCGGTCAAGCCATTTGCGCTGGGGCAAAAGGCGGCGCGCGGTGGACCGGTGCATGACGTTCTGCCAGGGCTGACGGACCGAATGCGCGCGCTGCCGGTCACCATGGACCGCAAGGCTTACGGCAAGCTGAAACGGGGCAAGCTGTCGCCAGAGGCGCGCATTGACCTGCACGGTATGACGGTGGACCGCGCCCATGGTGCGCTGTCAGGGTTCATCTTTCGCGCCCACGGGCAGGGTAAACGGCTGGTTCTGGTCATCACGGGCAAGGGGCGTCGCAGCGATACAGACGGTCCGATGCCGGTGCGCCAGGGTGTGCTGCGCCATAATGTGCCCCACTGGCTAAGTATTCCGCCGCTGTCCGGTCTGGTGATGCAGGTGACGAATGCGCATAATCGCCACGGCGGCGGTGGTGCCTACTACGTTTATTTGCGACGCCCCCGGTAACAGGGCCGCCGCGCCGGATGGTAGGCCGGAATTGGGTATTTTCACCAAGAAAAAGCCCGCAAGCGCTACACCGTCAGAGAACGTACCGGCTGAGATCGGTGGATTTGGCCAGCTCGCCCAGGTTCTTGTCGACGAAGGCCCGATTCACCGTGACCTCATCGCCAATTCGTTCGGGCGCGTTAAAGCTGAGTTCTTCGAACACCCGCTCCATCACCGTATAGAGACGGCGGGCGCCGATATTTTCGACCGATGCGTTCACCTCGGCCGCGATATGCGCAAGGGCGGCGATACCGTCCTCGGTGAAGGTGACAGTGACCTGCTCGGTTTTCATCAGGGCAGTGTATTGGCGGGTCAGCGCGTTGTCGGTTTCGGTCAGGATGCGCACGAAATCGCCTTCGGTCAGGGCGCGCAGTTCGACCCGGATGGGCAGGCGGCCCTGCAATTCCGGCAGCAGATCGGACGGTTTGGCGATGTGAAACGCGCCCGACGCGATGAACAGGATATGGTCGGTTTTCACCGTTCCGTACTTTGTGCTGACATTCGTGCCCTCGATCAGCGGCAACAGGTCGCGCTGCACGCCCTCGCGGCTGACGTCGCCGCCGCGTGCGTCGCTGCGCGCGCAGACCTTGTCGATCTCGTCCAGAAAGACGATGCCGTTCTGCTCAACCGCGTCCAGCGCTGCGCGGTTGACCGTTTCGTCATCCAGTAGCTTGTCGGCCTCTTCGCCGATCAGGATGTCATAGCTGTCGGCGACGGTCATCTTGCGTTTCACGGTGCGCCCGCCGAATGCCTTACCGAAGATATCGCCAAGGTTCATCATCCCCATCTGGCCGCCGCCGGGCTGGCCGGGAATGTCCATCATGCCCATGGGGTTCGAGTTGTCGGCGACGTCCAACTCGATGATTGTATCGTCCAATTCACCCGATTTCAGCTTTTTGCGGAACAATCCGCGCGTGCCTTCGCGGGCATCCTCGCCGGCGATGGCGGTGATGACGCGCTCCTCGGCGGCCGTGCGGGCGGCGGAGGCGACATCCTCGCGCATCTGCTCGCGGATCATGGCGATGGCGGATTCGACCAGATCGCGGATGATCTGCTCGACATCGCGACCGACATATCCGACCTCGGTGAATTTCGTCGCCTCAATCTTGATAAAGGGGGCGCGGGCCAGTTTGGCCAGACGGCGGCTGATCTCGGTCTTGCCGACGCCGGTGGGCCCGATCATCAGGATGTTCTTGGGATAGACCTCGTCGCGGAGGTCATCGGCCAGTTGCCTGCGGCGCCAGCGGCTGCGCAGGGCGACGGCGACGGCGCGCTTGGCGTCCTTTTGGCCGATGATGAAGCGATCCAGTTCGCTGACGATTTCGCGGGGGGTAAGGTCGGTCATTGGGGGTCCTTTCGGCGGCTTATTTGGCGATCATCTCGACCGTCAGATTGCCGTTGGTATAGACACAGATGTCAGCGGCGATCGCCATCGCGTCGCGGGCGATCTGCTCGGCATTGCGATCGCTGTCCATCATGCCGCGCGCGGCGGCGAGGGCGTAGTTGCCGCCCGATCCGATGGCGGTCACGTCATGTTCGGGCTCCAGCACGTCGCCGGCGCCGGTGATGACGTAAAGCTCGGCGCCATCGGTGACGATC
This window harbors:
- the hslU gene encoding ATP-dependent protease ATPase subunit HslU — translated: MTDLTPREIVSELDRFIIGQKDAKRAVAVALRSRWRRRQLADDLRDEVYPKNILMIGPTGVGKTEISRRLAKLARAPFIKIEATKFTEVGYVGRDVEQIIRDLVESAIAMIREQMREDVASAARTAAEERVITAIAGEDAREGTRGLFRKKLKSGELDDTIIELDVADNSNPMGMMDIPGQPGGGQMGMMNLGDIFGKAFGGRTVKRKMTVADSYDILIGEEADKLLDDETVNRAALDAVEQNGIVFLDEIDKVCARSDARGGDVSREGVQRDLLPLIEGTNVSTKYGTVKTDHILFIASGAFHIAKPSDLLPELQGRLPIRVELRALTEGDFVRILTETDNALTRQYTALMKTEQVTVTFTEDGIAALAHIAAEVNASVENIGARRLYTVMERVFEELSFNAPERIGDEVTVNRAFVDKNLGELAKSTDLSRYVL
- a CDS encoding Smr/MutS family protein, producing MSSRRLRPDELDLWTQVARTATPLNPVQPRPKPPAQTLDRPVQSAPEAPQPVKPFALGQKAARGGPVHDVLPGLTDRMRALPVTMDRKAYGKLKRGKLSPEARIDLHGMTVDRAHGALSGFIFRAHGQGKRLVLVITGKGRRSDTDGPMPVRQGVLRHNVPHWLSIPPLSGLVMQVTNAHNRHGGGGAYYVYLRRPR
- a CDS encoding murein transglycosylase A, translating into MIRAAVVAITLALPWPGCATASDVNYDILSFADLEGWEADDHASALGVFTQTCPDMKDIDWRPLCAFAQQKPGARDFFELFFRPVLISEGRSALFTGYFEPELDGSLRRSGRFQYPLYRQPPEAQIEGPWLTRREIETGPDMKDRGLEIAWVDDPVELFFLQIQGSGRIRLPDGRMIRVGYGGSNRHEYRSIGAELVRRGIYEVHQVSAQVIKNWVRRNPEEGAELLFHNESYVFFRRIDDLDPADGPRGAMNRSITTGRSIAVDPAFVPLGAPVWIEKAGVQPVHRLMVAQDTGSAIKGAQRADLFMGTGDAAGRAAGTLRDEGRMLVLMPIQRAYAMAPDAM
- the secB gene encoding protein-export chaperone SecB, whose translation is MAEQENGADGAQDQQQQQPQVKMNTLTQFVRDLSFENILAQRGTGGEVQPVITVNVHLEPKKRNAEHQYEVIAKLKINSKNKGTDEDLFVLELEYAGVFHIEGVPEDQLHPFLMIECPRMMFPFFRRIVSDVTRDGGFPPLNLENIDFVAIYRQEIARIQAEKGQRADA
- a CDS encoding FxsA family protein; translation: MWLLLAFIVVPLIEIGLFIQVGGIIGLWPTLLIVLLTAILGTWLVRAQGAVTLGQLRGSFSQQTDPTEPLAHGAMILIAGVLLLVPGFFTDALGFALLTPPFRRAAFAYLRKRINVQSFAAGPQDAPRAQGPTTIEGDYHEVSPDDEPRGPSGWTRD
- a CDS encoding Tim44/TimA family putative adaptor protein, whose protein sequence is MNSPVLQLLVLAGIAVFLILRLRSVLGTRDGHEPPHEVQGAPTPRTHNLEVIEGGPDHDIIDHVPEGSDSAAALAEMKRAEPSFGVTDFLGGARGAYEMILMSFERGEMDDMRPFLSEDVYNSFAEVIAIREEKGLTIEADFIGIRDMTLSSAAFDAATRTAEITVRFVGELVSVVRGPDGEIVEGEPDKSKRQKDVWTFERVMGADDPNWRLVATGE